A stretch of DNA from Leucobacter luti:
GTTGAGGTATCTGGCTTGATCGACCAGCTCACCCGTGTGCGTGCGCAGGAAGTGTCCGACGAGGACCTGCTGCGCGTGCACACTCCGGCGCACCTCGATCGCATCCGGAGTCAGTCCGACGCTGGCGGCGGCGATGCTGGGGATGGCTTCTCGCCCTTCGGCCGCGGTGGCTTCGAACTGGGGAAGCTCGCGGCGGGTGGCACCCTCGCTGCTGCACGGGCCGTGCTCGATGGGACCGCGGACAACGCCTATGCGCTCGTGCGCCCGCCTGGACACCACGCGGAGCCCGATCAGGGTCGGGGCTACTGCCTCTTCGCGAACGTCCCGATCGCGATCGAAGCGCTGCGTGCGGAGCGGCGAGTGCGCCGGGTTGCCATCTTCGACTATGACGTCCACCACGGCAACGGCGCGCAGAAAATCTACTGGAATGATCCCGATGTGTTGACGATTTCGGTGCACCAGGATCGGCTCTTCCCTGTCGACAGCGGCCTGGCCGAGGAACGCGGAGGCGACGCAGGTGCCGGTACAAATATCAACGTGCCACTTCCGGCCGGATCAGGTGACGGCGCATACTGGTCGGTCGTGGATCGTGTTGCGGGACCGGCCATCCGGGCGTTCGCCCCCGATCTCATCATCGTGTCGAGCGGCTTCGACCCGTCAGCTCTGGATCCCCTCGGGCGGATGAGTGTCACCTCGAATGGGTTCCGCGGCATCGCGGAGCGGCTGCTGGCGATCGCGGATGATGCCTGCGACGGCAAGATCGTCTTCTCGCACGAGGGTGGCTACTCCGCCGTGCACGTGCCGTTTTGCGGGATCGCGGTGCTCGAAGTGCTGAGCGGAATCACGACAGGAGTCGAGGATCCGTTTAACGTTTCGATCGGCAGCTCGCCAACTCGCGCCTTGACCGAGTGGCAAACCGACATCATTGACCGCTCTGCTGAATTTGCTCGGGCGCTCGGCCTCATCGTCGGTGAGCCGTGACGCGGGCGGCACGCGAGCGCTAGCGTCAGCGTGCCGCCCGTAGGGGCCGAGCCGAGGTCCGTGCTCGGGGGTGAGCGATGGGGCTGCTGCTATTCAGAGCACCGCCGCCCGCTCCCGGCTAGCGGCCGTTCGTCGTCGGAAAGACCGGACGATGCGTGTGCACGGCCTCATACAAAAAGGTCGAGATCCGGGAGACTCCGGCGACTTCGCGGATCTGACGGTTGATCAGCGAGAAGAGCTCGGATGAAGACTGCGCGTAGACCTCAGCGAGCAGGCTGAAATTGCCGGATCCGAGCACGAGGTAGCGCACGCCGGGAAACTGCGAGATTTCGTCCGCAACGCGATCGATATCGCCTTCGACTTCGATCTGCAGGCTCGCAATGCTTCGAAGCCCGACTGCGTGAGGGCTCGTGACACCGATGACGCGCACCACGCCGCGTTCCTGCAGCCGCTTCACGCGTGCACGGGCTCCGCCTGGGGTGAGACCCACTTCTGTGCCGAGTTCGGCGTAGCTCATGCGTCCATCGCGTTCGAGCAGCCCGATCAGCCGCTCGTCAACCTGATCGAGCATCCACGGCGGTTCGTCTGTTGCTTCAGTGACGAGACTCCCCGGCTCCGGTGTCTCCGCTCGCGCCTTTCCCATGCTGTGCAGTATTGCACGGCGGCGGTGGTGGCGCGCGGCGGCGGGCCGCGATGCTCGATTGCTTCGGCTCAGGGCGACGGCGACGCTGCGCGACTTCGGCGCCAGGCCTGTTGGAGCAGCGTGACTTCGGTGCTGGGCCTGTTCGACGCTGGGCCTGTTCGGGGCAGGGCTACTTCGGCGCCGGGCCCGCTGATCCCTCCGACACCGCGGCGAGCTTGCCCGCTGCGAGCGAGATTCTGATCGGTGTGCCAGCCGGTGCGTCTCCAGCGTCCCGCAACACTGCGCCGTGAGCGAGTTGCACGATGCCGTAGCCGCGTTCGAGCGTTGCTTGCGGTGACAGGGAAGTGAGGCGGGCCCGGAGATCTGTCAGCGAGCGGCTGCGATCCACGATCGCGCGATCAGCCAGCTCAGTGCCGCGGGCGATCCAGCGCACGAGCTCTTCGGCGCGCTCGTCCACGATGCGCTCCGGGGTGCGCAGCACCGGGCGACCACGCAGCTGCGAGATGCGATCCGTCTCGTATGAGAGCAGCTGACCGAGCCTGGAGCTCATGCGTGCGCGAGCCTGATCGATGCCCGCAAGTTCCTCGCCAACATCGGGGACAACGCGCTTCGCCGCGTCCGTGGGG
This window harbors:
- a CDS encoding class II histone deacetylase, producing MTRKTGYVWHERYAWHDTGTHAGLVPAGGYVQPYRNFESPDSKARFAGLVEVSGLIDQLTRVRAQEVSDEDLLRVHTPAHLDRIRSQSDAGGGDAGDGFSPFGRGGFELGKLAAGGTLAAARAVLDGTADNAYALVRPPGHHAEPDQGRGYCLFANVPIAIEALRAERRVRRVAIFDYDVHHGNGAQKIYWNDPDVLTISVHQDRLFPVDSGLAEERGGDAGAGTNINVPLPAGSGDGAYWSVVDRVAGPAIRAFAPDLIIVSSGFDPSALDPLGRMSVTSNGFRGIAERLLAIADDACDGKIVFSHEGGYSAVHVPFCGIAVLEVLSGITTGVEDPFNVSIGSSPTRALTEWQTDIIDRSAEFARALGLIVGEP
- a CDS encoding Lrp/AsnC family transcriptional regulator encodes the protein MGKARAETPEPGSLVTEATDEPPWMLDQVDERLIGLLERDGRMSYAELGTEVGLTPGGARARVKRLQERGVVRVIGVTSPHAVGLRSIASLQIEVEGDIDRVADEISQFPGVRYLVLGSGNFSLLAEVYAQSSSELFSLINRQIREVAGVSRISTFLYEAVHTHRPVFPTTNGR